One genomic region from Chrysiogenia bacterium encodes:
- a CDS encoding TetR/AcrR family transcriptional regulator, producing the protein MTRHLSHEERREQILQAAEALFIEKGYEAARINDIAERAGLSKGAIYFRYESKRDLFIDCIRHHFEEVQEIALGDGTARTQGLEDLLGVAERFARFVEKSPSSSKFMLVMTEAAVRDEEIRTLLVEHYHRPIVAAIGVALRGDAMPLFSAMKLDEIDPELATLAQLVKSVIDGLSGSYAIGQPIDLNAVIRIGYQAISVLSAVSPRIAASG; encoded by the coding sequence GTGACCAGGCACCTTTCCCACGAGGAACGGCGCGAACAGATCCTGCAGGCAGCCGAAGCGCTTTTCATCGAAAAGGGCTACGAAGCCGCGCGCATCAATGACATTGCCGAGCGTGCGGGCCTGAGCAAGGGCGCCATCTACTTTCGCTACGAGAGCAAGCGCGATCTGTTCATCGACTGCATCCGCCACCATTTCGAAGAAGTGCAGGAGATCGCGCTGGGTGACGGGACTGCGCGCACGCAGGGGCTCGAAGACCTGCTGGGCGTGGCCGAGCGCTTTGCCCGCTTTGTCGAAAAGAGCCCAAGCAGCTCGAAGTTCATGCTCGTAATGACCGAGGCCGCCGTACGCGACGAAGAGATCCGCACGCTGCTCGTCGAGCACTACCACCGCCCCATTGTCGCCGCCATCGGCGTCGCGCTACGCGGCGATGCGATGCCGCTGTTCAGCGCCATGAAGCTCGACGAGATCGATCCAGAGCTCGCAACGCTGGCGCAGCTCGTAAAATCCGTGATCGACGGACTCTCGGGATCCTACGCCATCGGTCAGCCCATCGACCTCAACGCCGTCATCCGCATCGGCTACCAGGCCATCTCTGTTCTCTCCGCTGTCTCCCCGAGAATTGCGGCCTCCGGCTAA
- a CDS encoding GMC family oxidoreductase translates to MSDIDAIYEGIREYADYAGPVRESCDVVIVGSGPTGAVAAYNLAEMGLDVILLEAGPVRRPRDFTTDGARTLAEVCYEGGLRAMQGKTFLPTMQARVLGGGSHINSAICVRTPQFCFDDWKRSYGVDTINREVLEPHYDRVEDFLGVEPTREEFLGRKNTLFREACDAIGISSEPMRRNVVDCNGCAECFTGCPDRSKKSMEVSYIPAAVKKGLRVMTSIQVEQLLHNGRAATGIKGSVVEPKTNRASYPVEIKAKATILAAGCLATPVILQKSNAPDPAQLIGRDLQAHPGAALMGVFPDPVDPWFGATQGYQSLARLERGYKLEVLWAPPALLAVRLPGFGAELKEHLNQLRYSAFWDAFFALKHSKGSVRAKKGKSMNPSVKYHISPADMPQIKEGLVTLAELFFAAGATKIIPGIYGVPPVMEARDGVDVLRNADLRPEHVVLAATHLFSSTRMGPDAGNSVVDEAGQMHQLKDCYILDTGIMPRSPAVNPMLTGMAMADRMAQEIGRRYS, encoded by the coding sequence ATGAGTGACATCGACGCGATCTACGAAGGCATTCGCGAATACGCCGACTATGCCGGACCCGTGCGCGAGTCCTGCGACGTGGTGATTGTGGGTTCGGGCCCCACCGGCGCGGTGGCGGCCTATAACCTAGCGGAAATGGGACTCGATGTGATCCTGCTCGAAGCCGGGCCCGTGCGCCGCCCGCGGGACTTCACCACCGACGGCGCGCGCACCCTGGCGGAGGTCTGCTACGAGGGCGGCCTGCGCGCCATGCAGGGCAAGACTTTTCTTCCCACCATGCAGGCGCGCGTGCTGGGAGGCGGCTCCCACATCAACTCGGCCATCTGCGTGCGCACGCCCCAGTTCTGTTTCGACGACTGGAAGCGCAGCTACGGCGTCGATACCATCAACCGTGAAGTTCTTGAGCCCCACTACGACCGCGTCGAGGATTTCCTTGGCGTCGAACCCACGCGCGAGGAATTCCTGGGCCGCAAGAACACGCTCTTTCGAGAGGCCTGCGACGCCATCGGAATCTCCAGCGAACCGATGCGCCGCAACGTGGTCGACTGCAACGGCTGCGCCGAGTGTTTTACCGGCTGCCCGGATCGCTCGAAGAAGAGCATGGAAGTGAGCTACATCCCGGCCGCCGTGAAGAAGGGCCTGCGGGTGATGACCAGCATCCAGGTTGAGCAGCTCCTCCACAACGGGCGCGCCGCGACCGGCATCAAGGGCAGCGTGGTGGAGCCAAAGACCAACCGCGCATCCTATCCGGTGGAGATCAAGGCGAAAGCGACGATCCTTGCGGCCGGATGCCTTGCGACACCGGTCATTCTGCAGAAGAGCAACGCGCCCGATCCGGCGCAGCTCATCGGCAGGGACCTGCAGGCCCACCCGGGCGCGGCGCTCATGGGTGTGTTTCCCGATCCGGTCGATCCCTGGTTTGGCGCGACGCAGGGCTACCAGTCGCTTGCAAGACTGGAACGCGGCTACAAGCTCGAAGTCCTCTGGGCCCCGCCGGCGCTGCTTGCCGTTCGCCTGCCGGGATTCGGTGCGGAGCTCAAGGAACACCTCAATCAGCTTCGCTACAGTGCATTCTGGGACGCCTTTTTTGCACTCAAACACTCGAAGGGTTCAGTGCGCGCCAAAAAGGGCAAGAGCATGAACCCGAGCGTGAAATATCACATCTCACCGGCCGACATGCCCCAGATCAAGGAAGGGCTCGTCACGCTTGCCGAGCTTTTCTTCGCCGCCGGTGCAACGAAAATCATTCCCGGAATCTACGGGGTGCCGCCGGTGATGGAAGCCAGGGACGGCGTCGATGTGCTGCGCAACGCAGATTTAAGACCCGAACACGTGGTACTCGCTGCCACGCATCTTTTCAGCTCGACGCGCATGGGTCCCGATGCGGGCAACAGCGTCGTGGACGAAGCCGGGCAGATGCACCAGCTCAAGGACTGCTACATCCTCGATACCGGAATCATGCCGCGAAGCCCCGCGGTCAATCCGATGCTCACTGGAATGGCAATGGCGGACCGGATGGCCCAGGAAATCGGGCGGCGCTATTCCTGA
- a CDS encoding MCE family protein, with product MAKNTARNNLLVGVFVLGGIAVFTIGLLFVGGKGEPFSRRVQVSSRFSSIGGLLEGAPVRLAGVDIGSVYNISFAETQTEKPVIVTIEISSSAADRIGRDAKAQIRQLGLLGDKYIEILQGNLQLGTIREAQYIEGQAPFDIGEVYDQFEDIMTNIREASGKISEAVELYAQPKTAENLSRGIDAARALVEEIRDGKGFIHAIIYEDAHKGILKDLARASDHLADASLYFDDILKEVRAGKGSLHTLVYGEDLAETIIKLDGLAADLQAITTQVKTGDGLAHRMFYDEGEKVMGADLARTVAELRTASADIAQVSRALREGEGTLGALIQDKALYEDIRLLFGGAGRSSWLRYVIRSMVEENEKRAASDQE from the coding sequence ATGGCGAAGAACACAGCACGCAACAACCTGCTCGTCGGCGTGTTCGTCCTGGGCGGCATCGCTGTCTTCACGATCGGCCTGCTCTTCGTGGGCGGCAAGGGCGAACCCTTTTCCCGCCGCGTGCAGGTCAGCAGCCGCTTTTCCTCCATCGGCGGCCTGCTCGAGGGCGCTCCCGTGCGTCTTGCCGGCGTGGACATCGGCTCGGTCTACAACATCAGCTTCGCCGAGACCCAGACCGAAAAACCCGTCATCGTCACCATCGAAATCAGTTCCAGCGCCGCCGACCGCATCGGTCGCGACGCCAAGGCCCAGATCCGCCAGCTCGGCCTTCTGGGCGACAAGTACATTGAGATTCTGCAGGGCAATCTGCAGCTCGGCACCATTCGCGAAGCCCAATACATCGAGGGCCAGGCCCCCTTCGACATCGGCGAGGTCTATGACCAGTTCGAAGACATCATGACCAACATTCGCGAGGCCAGCGGCAAAATCAGTGAAGCCGTCGAGCTTTATGCTCAGCCCAAAACTGCTGAAAATCTCTCACGGGGAATCGACGCGGCACGCGCGCTCGTCGAGGAAATCCGCGACGGCAAAGGCTTCATCCACGCGATCATTTATGAGGACGCGCACAAGGGGATTCTCAAGGATCTCGCCCGCGCTTCGGATCATCTGGCGGATGCATCGCTCTACTTCGATGACATTCTCAAGGAAGTTCGCGCCGGCAAGGGGAGTCTGCATACGCTGGTTTATGGCGAGGATCTGGCTGAGACGATCATCAAGCTCGACGGCCTGGCAGCCGATCTCCAGGCGATCACGACGCAGGTGAAAACGGGCGACGGGCTGGCACACCGCATGTTTTATGATGAGGGCGAAAAGGTCATGGGCGCCGATCTGGCCAGGACCGTTGCCGAGCTGCGCACCGCCAGCGCCGACATCGCGCAGGTCAGCCGCGCACTGCGCGAGGGTGAGGGCACACTCGGTGCGCTCATTCAGGACAAGGCGCTCTACGAAGACATCCGCCTGCTCTTTGGCGGCGCGGGCCGCTCCTCGTGGCTGCGCTATGTGATCCGCTCCATGGTCGAAGAAAACGAAAAACGCGCGGCCTCCGATCAGGAATAG
- a CDS encoding ABC transporter ATP-binding protein, translating to MGEKPEPIISFKNLRTQLGDLLVHRSISLDIIPGETISILGPSGCGKSVLLKVLIGLLPSTDGEIWFEGQDLTDLSEREMTVIRRDMNMLFQGGALFDALSVFDNIAYPLREQHLADEHEIPDIVAEKLSLVGLPGIENKWPDELSGGMKKRVALARAIATEPKVILYDEPTTGLDPTNIRRINELIRSLQEKIGVTSIIVTHELPTVFGACDRAALIWEGEIAAVGAPEELRESGPLIVRQFIEGTAPI from the coding sequence ATGGGTGAGAAGCCAGAGCCCATCATTTCTTTCAAAAACTTGCGCACGCAGCTCGGCGATCTGCTGGTGCATCGCTCGATCAGTCTCGACATCATTCCCGGCGAGACCATTTCGATTCTGGGGCCCTCGGGCTGCGGCAAAAGCGTACTCCTGAAGGTCCTCATCGGACTGCTCCCTTCCACCGATGGAGAGATCTGGTTCGAGGGGCAGGACCTCACCGACCTGAGCGAGCGCGAGATGACGGTAATCCGCCGGGACATGAACATGCTCTTCCAGGGCGGCGCGCTCTTCGACGCGCTCAGCGTGTTCGACAACATCGCCTATCCGCTTCGCGAGCAGCACCTGGCCGATGAACACGAAATTCCCGACATTGTTGCCGAGAAACTCTCACTGGTGGGACTCCCGGGAATCGAGAACAAGTGGCCCGACGAGCTCTCGGGCGGAATGAAGAAACGCGTGGCGCTGGCCCGCGCCATTGCGACCGAGCCCAAGGTGATCCTCTACGACGAGCCCACCACCGGGCTCGATCCCACCAACATCCGACGCATCAACGAGCTCATCCGTTCATTGCAGGAAAAGATCGGCGTCACCAGCATCATCGTCACCCACGAGCTGCCCACGGTATTCGGGGCCTGTGACCGGGCGGCCCTCATCTGGGAGGGGGAAATCGCGGCGGTCGGAGCGCCCGAGGAGCTGCGCGAGAGCGGACCGCTGATCGTCCGTCAGTTCATCGAGGGGACGGCGCCGATTTAA
- a CDS encoding ABC transporter permease, giving the protein MLNELVEDAVVRPVRSGVSGVGSRFIALTDYVAEFTYLTLGFFQRLFHKWDRRDWDLFVEQVIEIGAKSLFVALITAAFTGMAVALQLSYGLARFGAKTYVGIIVAFALVRELSPVLVSLLVGGRVGAGMTAEIGSMAVTEQIDALRALGSDPIRRLVVPRVLACIIVFPILTILADLIGVAGGMLISYLESGVGSRFFMESVLRSLKVRDVASGVGKTIFFGAFVGLVACKEGLQTRGGTVGLGRATKTTVVVALVLVLISDFLLSKLFLLVGW; this is encoded by the coding sequence TTGCTGAATGAACTCGTCGAGGATGCGGTCGTGCGCCCGGTGCGCTCGGGCGTGAGCGGCGTCGGCAGCCGCTTCATCGCACTCACCGACTATGTCGCGGAGTTCACCTATCTCACGCTCGGCTTTTTCCAGCGGCTCTTCCACAAGTGGGACCGGCGCGACTGGGACCTGTTTGTCGAACAGGTCATCGAGATCGGCGCCAAGTCCCTGTTCGTCGCGCTCATCACGGCGGCCTTCACCGGCATGGCGGTCGCACTCCAGCTCTCCTACGGCCTGGCGCGCTTTGGCGCGAAGACCTACGTCGGGATCATCGTCGCCTTTGCACTGGTGCGCGAGCTCTCCCCCGTACTCGTGAGCCTGCTGGTAGGCGGCCGCGTGGGTGCCGGCATGACCGCCGAAATTGGGTCGATGGCAGTGACCGAGCAGATCGATGCACTCCGCGCGCTGGGCTCGGACCCGATCCGCCGCCTCGTCGTCCCACGCGTTCTCGCGTGCATCATCGTCTTTCCGATCCTCACAATTCTTGCCGATCTGATCGGCGTCGCGGGCGGCATGCTCATTTCGTATCTTGAATCCGGCGTCGGCTCGCGCTTCTTCATGGAATCCGTGCTGCGCAGCCTGAAGGTGCGCGACGTCGCCAGCGGCGTGGGCAAGACAATCTTCTTCGGCGCCTTTGTCGGGCTCGTCGCCTGCAAGGAAGGCCTGCAGACCCGCGGCGGCACTGTGGGTCTTGGCCGCGCGACAAAAACCACGGTAGTGGTTGCGCTGGTGCTTGTGCTCATCTCGGATTTTCTGCTCTCCAAGCTCTTTTTGCTGGTGGGATGGTGA
- a CDS encoding divergent polysaccharide deacetylase family protein encodes MSGEPTDSPGSQHPPSLPTWLLLGPLLIATVGLALLAISHPRLQRGYYRLKARVLSSPPVYEEARLPDIAPSSPADSAPPAEAFPKSDVPLVAIVIDDLGYDLAAVERLLALQVPMTFAVLPGRKFSDEAAALVIRDGRELILHQPMEPLPAQVPLFKGSDSFRTKHIDPGPGGVFLDMKPQKVAEKVEQNLSHFPGITGMNNHMGSAFTQNSPLMHAALAPLLSRGFYFLDSRTHADAVGFQVAAEMGLRTVQRDVFLDHEQTVDFVSRQFEALLRIAREQGSAVAIGHPHPETLEVLEREIPGVEARGFRLVSAGVLAHTHPEMGADPRLAGDPQAN; translated from the coding sequence TTGAGCGGGGAACCCACAGACTCACCCGGGTCGCAGCACCCGCCCAGCCTGCCGACGTGGCTGCTGCTGGGGCCGTTGCTCATCGCGACGGTGGGGCTTGCCCTGCTGGCAATTTCCCACCCGCGACTGCAACGCGGGTACTACCGGCTCAAGGCCCGCGTGCTTTCTTCGCCGCCGGTCTATGAGGAAGCCCGCTTGCCCGACATCGCCCCGTCGAGTCCGGCGGATTCCGCGCCGCCGGCCGAAGCGTTTCCGAAATCCGACGTTCCCCTTGTCGCCATTGTGATCGACGATCTGGGTTATGACTTGGCCGCTGTGGAGCGGCTGCTCGCTCTCCAGGTTCCAATGACCTTCGCGGTCCTGCCCGGGCGCAAGTTCAGCGACGAAGCCGCCGCGCTGGTGATCCGGGACGGGCGCGAACTCATTCTCCACCAGCCCATGGAGCCGCTTCCCGCGCAGGTCCCCCTGTTCAAGGGGAGCGATAGCTTCCGTACAAAGCACATCGATCCGGGTCCCGGCGGTGTGTTCCTCGACATGAAGCCCCAGAAGGTCGCCGAAAAAGTGGAGCAGAATCTCTCCCATTTTCCCGGCATTACGGGGATGAACAACCACATGGGATCGGCCTTCACCCAGAATTCGCCGCTCATGCACGCAGCACTCGCGCCCCTGCTCTCGCGCGGGTTCTATTTTCTCGATTCACGCACCCACGCCGATGCCGTGGGATTCCAGGTTGCAGCAGAAATGGGACTTCGCACCGTGCAGCGCGACGTGTTTCTCGATCACGAACAAACCGTCGACTTCGTCTCCCGCCAGTTCGAGGCCCTGCTGCGTATTGCACGCGAGCAGGGCTCGGCCGTGGCCATCGGCCACCCCCACCCCGAGACGCTCGAGGTGCTCGAACGGGAGATCCCCGGCGTCGAAGCCAGGGGATTCCGGCTGGTTTCGGCCGGAGTGCTGGCCCACACCCATCCCGAGATGGGCGCCGATCCCCGACTCGCCGGGGACCCACAGGCCAACTGA
- a CDS encoding S41 family peptidase, translating to MKSNQNSPRRRWFLVAGLLGLALFARTVAAAADDETYERLRILSKAFKVVRDGYVEPVPFDELVDNAIRGMLEHLDPHSSYITSEEFQAFSESTSGKFGGLGMEVTQRGGVLMIVTPIEDTPASRAGLEPGDLIVTIEDTSTDQLRLDEAVELLKGDPGTDVTIEVLREGWDDPKEFTLTREVIRVKSVRSKMLDPGYGYVRISVFQEDTTSQLEKALDKLSEENKGPLSGVVMDLRQNPGGLLDQAVSVSDTFLNSGIVVSTKGRDASQRQQFAATPNKTPREYPLVVLVDGGSASASEIVAGALQDHGRAVLVGEPTFGKGSVQTIIKLDDGSALRLTTAFYYTPNGRLIQARGIEPDFLVGKAESALMKESRRRREADLRGHLQNGQSGEQDKGEAEQAWWLADIQLTRALQLVESYAIFDKAHRKRAATEGAAAQ from the coding sequence ATGAAATCCAACCAGAACAGTCCTCGCCGTCGATGGTTCCTCGTGGCCGGCCTCCTCGGTCTGGCCCTGTTTGCCCGAACGGTCGCGGCGGCAGCCGATGATGAGACCTACGAGCGCCTGCGCATTCTCTCGAAGGCCTTCAAAGTCGTGCGCGATGGTTATGTAGAGCCCGTTCCTTTCGATGAACTCGTCGACAACGCCATTCGCGGGATGCTCGAACACCTCGACCCCCACAGCTCCTACATCACGAGTGAAGAATTCCAGGCCTTCTCGGAATCCACCAGCGGCAAGTTCGGCGGCCTCGGAATGGAAGTCACCCAGCGCGGCGGCGTCCTCATGATCGTGACCCCGATCGAGGATACGCCCGCCTCCCGCGCGGGACTGGAGCCCGGCGACCTCATCGTCACGATCGAGGACACCTCGACCGATCAGCTTCGACTCGACGAGGCAGTCGAGCTTCTCAAGGGCGACCCCGGAACCGACGTCACCATCGAAGTGCTGCGCGAGGGCTGGGATGATCCCAAAGAGTTCACCCTCACCCGCGAAGTCATTCGCGTAAAGAGCGTGCGCTCCAAGATGCTCGACCCTGGCTACGGTTACGTGCGCATCTCCGTTTTCCAGGAAGACACGACGAGCCAGCTCGAAAAGGCGCTCGACAAGCTGAGCGAAGAGAACAAGGGCCCGCTCTCGGGCGTGGTCATGGATCTGCGCCAGAATCCGGGCGGCCTCCTCGATCAGGCCGTCTCGGTCAGCGATACCTTCCTCAACTCGGGCATTGTCGTCTCCACCAAGGGACGGGACGCATCCCAGCGCCAGCAGTTCGCCGCGACGCCCAACAAGACGCCGCGCGAATATCCGCTGGTCGTGCTCGTCGACGGTGGCAGTGCCTCGGCCTCCGAAATCGTCGCGGGCGCCTTGCAGGACCATGGCCGCGCCGTGCTGGTGGGCGAGCCCACCTTCGGCAAGGGCTCGGTGCAGACGATCATCAAACTCGACGACGGCTCGGCCCTGCGCCTGACAACGGCCTTCTATTACACGCCCAATGGACGCCTGATTCAGGCGCGCGGGATTGAGCCCGACTTCCTGGTGGGCAAGGCCGAGTCGGCGCTGATGAAGGAGAGTCGCCGCCGGCGCGAAGCCGACCTGCGCGGCCACCTCCAGAACGGGCAGTCCGGCGAGCAGGACAAGGGCGAGGCCGAACAGGCCTGGTGGCTGGCCGACATCCAGCTCACCCGGGCCCTGCAGCTCGTAGAGAGCTATGCCATCTTCGACAAGGCCCACCGCAAGCGCGCGGCCACAGAGGGCGCCGCTGCCCAGTAA
- a CDS encoding peptidoglycan DD-metalloendopeptidase family protein codes for MRALRRGICCAALALVLVPLVAHAQGNPSGVNDLQEQASERRKELTELRNLLAGEQERLEQVAKKEKSVLDLLEGTERELARLQRAERKLSARIKKLKKDIAANKRAIEVKKEELELERAALAKRLVGLYKLGPTGSLRVLLSSASISDLQRQRHSLGLILEQDAERVEQYKALLADLSRLETELDEQRIELEDKQQALKKNRDAALVERDNRLKIVRSVQREKANYEQVVSELDEQSRRLELLLETISKRIRSQALLQNKAGSLQFADYRGSLIPPVPGKVLARFGKNINERFGTVTFNNGVEFAAKPGADIEAVFGGVVIFADRFKGYGNLLIIDHGDNFYTLYAHCRDLKKQVGDPVEAREIVATVGDSGSLKGPSCYFEIREKGQALDPSGWLLME; via the coding sequence GTGCGCGCCCTTCGCCGGGGAATCTGTTGCGCGGCACTGGCGCTCGTGCTTGTGCCCCTGGTTGCGCACGCGCAGGGCAATCCCTCCGGCGTGAATGACCTGCAGGAACAGGCCAGTGAGCGCCGCAAGGAACTCACCGAGCTGCGCAACCTTCTCGCCGGTGAGCAGGAACGTCTCGAGCAGGTCGCCAAAAAAGAAAAAAGCGTGCTCGATCTGCTCGAAGGCACCGAACGCGAGCTGGCACGCCTGCAACGCGCCGAGCGCAAGCTCTCGGCGCGCATCAAGAAACTCAAAAAAGACATCGCTGCCAATAAACGGGCCATCGAGGTCAAAAAAGAAGAACTCGAACTCGAACGCGCAGCGCTCGCCAAGCGTCTGGTCGGACTCTACAAGCTCGGACCCACCGGCTCGCTGCGTGTGTTGCTCAGCTCCGCGAGCATTTCCGACCTGCAACGCCAACGGCACTCACTGGGCCTGATCCTCGAACAGGACGCAGAAAGGGTCGAACAATACAAGGCCCTGCTCGCCGATCTCTCGCGGCTCGAAACCGAACTTGACGAGCAGCGCATCGAACTCGAAGACAAGCAGCAGGCGCTCAAGAAGAATCGGGATGCGGCACTTGTCGAGCGCGACAACCGCCTGAAAATCGTCCGCTCCGTGCAGCGCGAAAAGGCCAACTACGAGCAGGTGGTCTCCGAACTCGACGAGCAATCACGCAGGCTGGAGCTTCTTCTCGAAACCATCAGCAAGCGCATTCGCAGTCAGGCGCTCCTCCAGAACAAGGCCGGTTCGCTGCAGTTCGCCGATTATCGCGGCAGCCTGATCCCGCCGGTGCCGGGCAAGGTGCTCGCACGTTTTGGCAAAAACATCAACGAACGCTTCGGCACGGTGACCTTCAACAACGGGGTAGAGTTCGCCGCCAAGCCCGGCGCCGACATCGAAGCAGTCTTCGGCGGCGTTGTGATTTTCGCCGACCGGTTCAAGGGCTATGGCAACCTGCTGATCATCGACCATGGCGACAATTTTTATACGCTGTATGCCCATTGCCGGGACCTGAAGAAGCAGGTGGGTGATCCCGTCGAAGCCCGAGAGATCGTCGCCACGGTGGGCGATTCCGGCTCTCTGAAAGGCCCGTCCTGCTACTTCGAGATCCGCGAAAAAGGACAGGCCCTCGACCCTTCCGGCTGGCTGCTGATGGAGTAG